The genomic window GAAATAACACATAACCTTTGAGCCGAAGCATATTTTCAAACCTCGCAAATCTATAACTTTATAGTTTGAGAGTTCAAAGTTAAAACAAGATTTACGAGAGTTTAAACTCTGCAATCAGCTGTCTTCTGCGGGATAAGTCCTATTTCCTGATTCCCCTCTCCGTTTCGGAGAGGGGTTGGGGGTGAGGTTACGCCGGATAAATCCGCAATCTTCTATTTGGTTCTTCACCAAAACTATGCGACTTGAGGCGATAATGTTCTACCAACTCATGCTGCATTTTGCGAACTTGGGGAGAACGCGGCAATAACTCGACTGGCTGTCCTTTAGGAATCACAATTTGCTCAACAGCAAGTCTGGCTTCTTCAAGAGCGTCCATCTCATCATCGCTACCATTGTGCAAAAACAGTTGTAATTCTAGGTCATCAGCCATTTCTGGGTCGTCCATGTTCAGCAACCGCCGCAAACCACGGGTAATTTGGGGAATGGTGCTGGACTTAATCATGTGGATGGGTACATGACGGGCTTTGGCCATTTGGCGTAATTTGGCATGGTTTTTGACGTGCGATCGCAGTGCTAAAATTGCATCAGCACTATCTATATCTTTTGTCAATACCACAGGTAAAGTTAGCACGCTGATTACCTGTTCTAGTTGGTGGCGGCTGACGCCATAGGGGTAAACATGCAGTGGCAAATCCTCACCATTAGGCCCTGGCTGTCTGGTAGCAGCACCTAAATCAATGCTCTCCGGATAATTGAAGGATTCATCTAGCAAACGGTCAAACTCACTCCGCCCAGTCACCCGCTCTACTGGCAATTGCGGCAGTGCTACCATTTGCCCAGATGAACGCCAGCCATTAGACGGGCGCGCCGGTGGGAAAGATTCCTCCACTGTCGCTAGCTGTCCACCGCGACCGTTGACAACGGCTAACTGCCTTGTAACCCCGACTTTGCCGTGGTCATCAACAGTTCTCGTTTGTGGGGTAGGCTGACGCCCCCGCAGCAGATTATCTACTGTGTCAGCAACACTTTCGTGTACTGTCCAGCGTTGGCGTTCCAACATTTCCACAGCAATTTCAAAGGTAGGAGGGGCTTTCCGCTCCAAAACAGTCTTTTGAGAACCCCGGCGTCTGGCT from Nostoc sp. UHCC 0926 includes these protein-coding regions:
- a CDS encoding R3H domain-containing nucleic acid-binding protein; its protein translation is MTITDDLQKLLDILPQDLQQVLESHPKRDSLVEVVLDLGRRPEARFPNQAEYLSEVPVTQEQIDDCTQRVGIFGGDNRAGIEQTLHRISAIRNRTGKIIGLTCRVGRAVFGTIGMIRDLVETGKSILMLGRPGVGKTTALREIARVLADELDKRVVIIDTSNEIAGDGDVAHPAIGRARRMQVAHPEQQHQVMIEAVENHMPEVIVIDEIGTELEALAARTIAERGVQLVGTAHGNQIENLIKNPTLADLVGGIQAVTLGDDEARRRGSQKTVLERKAPPTFEIAVEMLERQRWTVHESVADTVDNLLRGRQPTPQTRTVDDHGKVGVTRQLAVVNGRGGQLATVEESFPPARPSNGWRSSGQMVALPQLPVERVTGRSEFDRLLDESFNYPESIDLGAATRQPGPNGEDLPLHVYPYGVSRHQLEQVISVLTLPVVLTKDIDSADAILALRSHVKNHAKLRQMAKARHVPIHMIKSSTIPQITRGLRRLLNMDDPEMADDLELQLFLHNGSDDEMDALEEARLAVEQIVIPKGQPVELLPRSPQVRKMQHELVEHYRLKSHSFGEEPNRRLRIYPA